From a region of the Marinitoga sp. 1197 genome:
- a CDS encoding HAD family hydrolase, whose product MKRYVAFFDLDRTLLDKYSPQLYYKYEIKYGKFSRWKYYKMGLFSIFYKMGFEIKDMEEITRNAAAEYAGQDAEEAFGFARQWFIEEGKYHIRNSMKKEIEFHKKNNAYLVIISASPDSIVKPVAEYLKFDDFICTKTIIKDGKITGEIGTYMYEGNKVKEAKKLCQKYNFNMEDAYFYSDSISDLPLLKVVGHPICVSPDFRLRRIAKKNNWKIIRK is encoded by the coding sequence ATGAAGAGATATGTAGCTTTTTTTGATTTAGATAGAACATTATTGGATAAATATAGCCCTCAACTTTATTATAAATATGAAATAAAATATGGCAAATTTTCTCGATGGAAATATTATAAAATGGGCTTATTTTCTATATTTTATAAAATGGGTTTTGAAATAAAAGATATGGAGGAAATAACAAGAAATGCTGCAGCAGAATATGCCGGGCAGGATGCTGAGGAAGCCTTTGGTTTTGCAAGACAATGGTTTATTGAAGAAGGAAAATATCATATCAGAAATAGCATGAAAAAAGAAATTGAATTCCATAAAAAAAATAATGCTTATCTTGTTATAATATCAGCATCCCCAGATTCTATTGTCAAACCCGTAGCAGAATATTTAAAATTTGATGATTTTATCTGTACTAAAACTATTATAAAAGATGGAAAAATAACTGGAGAAATTGGAACTTACATGTATGAAGGAAACAAGGTAAAAGAAGCTAAAAAACTATGTCAGAAATATAATTTCAATATGGAAGATGCATATTTTTATAGCGATTCTATATCAGATTTACCGTTGTTAAAGGTTGTTGGGCATCCCATATGTGTATCTCCAGATTTTAGATTGAGAAGGATCGCAAAAAAAAATAACTGGAAGATAATAAGAAAGTAG
- a CDS encoding DegT/DnrJ/EryC1/StrS family aminotransferase, whose protein sequence is MNVPLFDMTRQYETMREEILNTLDSIFRSGKVILGPNVKSLEEELAEYTNTKYAIGVANGSDALFLAVKALNIGKGDYVITTPYTFFATVSCITRNGARPIFVDVEEKYYNMDLDKVEEILKNHPEKDRIKAIIPVHLFGKTLNLDKLQYLKEKYGIYIIEDGAQSIGSKWNNKNGFSVGDLSITSFFPTKNLGGYGDGGMVFTNNESLANRIRKLRIHGAAKKYYHDEVGFNSRLDEIQAAILRIKLKHLDEYIEKRINIAKNYDEFFKKYELTKVIDYPEVFEDKSHVYHQYVITLKTGNRDELRKFLTEKEIGTSIYYPKGLHQQKCFEYLGYKEGDFPITEKATKTTLALPIFPELTIEEQEFIVKSIKDFFNI, encoded by the coding sequence ATGAATGTGCCATTATTTGATATGACCAGACAATACGAAACAATGAGAGAAGAAATATTAAATACCTTGGATAGTATATTTAGGAGTGGAAAAGTCATTCTTGGCCCAAATGTAAAATCGCTTGAAGAAGAACTTGCAGAATATACAAATACAAAATATGCAATTGGTGTAGCAAATGGCTCTGATGCATTATTTTTAGCTGTAAAGGCATTAAATATTGGAAAAGGTGATTATGTAATCACAACGCCATACACATTCTTTGCAACTGTAAGTTGTATTACAAGAAATGGCGCGAGACCAATATTTGTAGATGTGGAAGAAAAATACTATAATATGGATCTTGATAAAGTTGAAGAAATACTCAAAAATCATCCTGAAAAAGATAGAATAAAAGCCATTATACCAGTACATTTATTTGGAAAAACATTAAATTTAGATAAACTTCAATATTTAAAAGAAAAATACGGAATTTACATAATTGAAGACGGTGCTCAATCAATAGGATCAAAATGGAATAATAAAAATGGATTTTCTGTTGGAGATTTAAGTATTACTTCTTTTTTCCCCACTAAAAACCTTGGTGGATATGGTGATGGTGGTATGGTATTTACAAATAATGAATCTCTTGCAAATAGAATTAGAAAATTAAGGATTCATGGAGCAGCAAAAAAATATTATCATGATGAAGTTGGATTTAATTCAAGACTTGATGAAATTCAGGCTGCGATATTAAGAATAAAGTTAAAACATCTCGATGAATACATAGAAAAAAGAATAAATATAGCCAAAAATTATGATGAGTTTTTCAAAAAATACGAACTAACGAAAGTAATAGATTATCCTGAAGTGTTTGAAGATAAGTCGCATGTATACCATCAATATGTAATTACATTAAAAACTGGCAATAGAGATGAATTAAGAAAATTTCTGACAGAAAAAGAAATAGGAACATCAATATATTATCCAAAAGGGTTACACCAACAAAAATGTTTTGAATATCTTGGATACAAAGAAGGGGATTTTCCAATAACAGAAAAAGCCACAAAAACAACACTGGCACTTCCTATATTTCCTGAACTTACCATTGAAGAACAAGAATTTATAGTGAAATCAATAAAAGATTTTTTCAATATATAA
- a CDS encoding nucleoside kinase translates to MGYVINTEFGEIKVSKGEQFFKVADELQKNNKHTVLAIKFNNEIKELWKKIHDNGFASPVDITSNEGMRIYRRALLFIMYIALRRMHKKARLIVHHAIGPGLYFEISGMKNTEKNILKLKSTMNDIINENILFEKITLSKFDAIKYFEEVEEYDKALLFKYRKKTTVKVYKCENYINYFYEYMPPSTGYIDKFDIISYEKGFILLHPTNMSPDKIPDFKPLPKLSATFIEYKKWLDILNIKSVGELNSLIAKGAKKSGELIRISEALHEKKYANIADQIIKRKNVRLICLAGPSSSGKTTSAKRISLELKVHGKEPLQISLDDYYIDYEKIPLTSDGKKDLESLRALDIDLLNKNLKDLIEGKEVRLPKYNFITGKREWTEKKVKVGKNQPIIIEGIHGLNEKLTESIPRDQKFKVYVSALIQMNLDEMNRIPTTDTRLIRRIVRDYNFRGATALRSLQLWPEVRKGEEENIFPYQEEADVMFNSYLIYELPILKLFAESLLLEIDNTLPEYTEAKRLLRFLDYFLPLPAIHEIPRISVLREFIGGSAFEY, encoded by the coding sequence ATGGGATATGTTATTAATACTGAATTTGGCGAAATCAAAGTTAGTAAAGGGGAACAATTTTTTAAGGTGGCTGATGAACTTCAAAAAAACAACAAACATACAGTACTCGCTATAAAGTTTAATAATGAAATTAAAGAACTCTGGAAAAAAATTCATGATAATGGGTTCGCAAGTCCAGTTGATATTACATCGAATGAAGGAATGAGGATATATAGACGAGCATTGCTTTTTATAATGTATATAGCATTAAGACGTATGCATAAAAAAGCTAGATTAATTGTTCATCATGCCATTGGACCAGGTTTATATTTTGAAATAAGCGGTATGAAAAATACTGAAAAAAATATATTGAAATTAAAAAGTACAATGAATGATATAATTAATGAAAATATTCTTTTTGAAAAAATTACATTGAGTAAGTTTGATGCTATTAAATATTTTGAAGAGGTTGAGGAATACGATAAAGCTTTGTTATTTAAATATAGAAAAAAAACGACAGTAAAGGTGTATAAATGCGAAAATTATATAAATTATTTTTATGAATACATGCCACCATCTACTGGATATATTGATAAATTTGATATAATATCATATGAAAAGGGGTTTATTTTGTTACATCCAACTAATATGAGCCCTGATAAGATTCCGGATTTTAAACCATTACCTAAATTATCAGCAACTTTTATAGAGTATAAAAAATGGCTAGATATTTTAAATATAAAAAGTGTAGGAGAATTAAATTCTCTAATAGCAAAAGGAGCAAAAAAAAGCGGTGAATTAATAAGAATTTCTGAAGCATTACATGAAAAAAAATATGCTAATATAGCTGATCAGATTATAAAAAGAAAAAATGTCAGATTAATATGTCTGGCCGGACCATCTTCTTCAGGCAAAACAACAAGCGCTAAAAGAATTTCTTTGGAATTAAAGGTTCATGGAAAAGAGCCACTACAAATTTCATTAGATGATTATTATATAGATTATGAAAAAATCCCATTAACCTCTGATGGAAAGAAGGATCTTGAATCATTGCGTGCTCTTGATATCGATTTATTAAATAAAAATTTAAAGGATTTAATAGAAGGAAAAGAAGTTAGATTACCAAAATATAATTTTATAACTGGAAAAAGAGAATGGACAGAGAAAAAAGTAAAAGTAGGGAAAAATCAGCCTATAATTATTGAAGGTATTCATGGATTGAATGAAAAATTAACCGAAAGTATTCCAAGGGATCAGAAATTCAAAGTTTATGTTAGTGCTTTAATTCAAATGAATTTAGATGAAATGAATAGAATACCGACAACTGATACACGATTAATAAGAAGAATAGTAAGAGACTACAATTTTAGAGGAGCTACAGCGTTGAGATCTTTACAATTATGGCCTGAAGTAAGAAAAGGAGAGGAAGAAAACATATTCCCATACCAGGAAGAAGCTGATGTGATGTTTAATTCTTATTTAATATATGAATTACCTATATTGAAATTGTTTGCTGAATCTTTGTTGCTGGAAATAGATAATACGCTACCAGAATATACTGAAGCAAAGAGATTGTTAAGATTTCTGGATTATTTCTTGCCGTTACCTGCAATACACGAAATACCAAGGATATCTGTATTAAGAGAATTTATAGGTGGAAGTGCATTTGAATATTAA
- a CDS encoding winged helix-turn-helix transcriptional regulator, giving the protein MFNFEEYMFFNPSPNFRELMLLQLISQNEHISQEMLSKSVGIAPSMVNRYLKDFEDKDYILKIGENRRNMNYKMTEEGKKRLQFLTVSFINEVSKIYSETKNSFKKVLDKIENMGYKNILLYGAGVVGGIVLKVLTGENINVIGFIDDSISKQGDKLHGISIYSPEEVKDLKYDMIIIASFRHSERIFENAKKHKIKNIYIFNIDETGNVSLEKGE; this is encoded by the coding sequence ATGTTTAACTTTGAAGAATATATGTTTTTTAATCCTTCGCCAAATTTTAGAGAATTAATGTTATTGCAGTTAATTTCACAGAATGAACATATTTCACAGGAAATGCTGTCAAAAAGTGTTGGTATAGCTCCGTCCATGGTAAATAGATATTTGAAAGATTTTGAAGATAAAGATTATATCTTAAAAATTGGAGAAAATCGAAGAAATATGAATTATAAAATGACAGAAGAAGGAAAAAAAAGACTACAATTTTTAACCGTTTCGTTTATAAACGAAGTTTCAAAAATTTATTCAGAAACAAAAAATTCATTCAAAAAAGTGCTAGATAAAATTGAGAATATGGGGTATAAAAATATATTATTATACGGCGCTGGTGTGGTTGGTGGAATTGTATTAAAAGTTCTAACCGGTGAAAACATAAACGTAATTGGATTTATTGATGATTCAATATCAAAACAGGGAGATAAATTGCATGGCATAAGTATATATTCGCCAGAAGAAGTAAAAGATCTAAAATATGATATGATTATTATTGCTTCATTCAGACACTCTGAAAGGATATTTGAAAACGCAAAAAAACATAAAATAAAAAATATTTATATTTTCAATATAGATGAAACTGGAAATGTATCTTTAGAGAAGGGAGAGTAG
- the gltX gene encoding glutamate--tRNA ligase yields MKVRVRFAPSPTGFLHVGGARTALYNYLFAKKHNGTFVLRIEDTDIERSTKESEEQLIEALTWLGLDWDEGPNVKGEYGPYRQSERTYIYKQMTEELINKGKAYYAYVYPEDLEKIKAELIKNGKPPHYSYELIESYNTEERKKEFNEKGLKPVVFFKMPRKPFSINDLIKGPVTFGEGAIGDFIIMRSNGLPTYNYAVVIDDMTMEITHVIRGDDHLSNTLRQVALYEAFGVKIPEFAHVSMILGPDGKKLSKRHGATSVEEFRNKGYLPEALVNYLALLGWSHPEGKEIMPLNEMIENFDLNRVNSSPAIFDNEKLKWMNGVYIREAKLDRIVKLSKLFILEKGLLSEEQFDNNKKWVTEAVDIVRESVEDLSQIPEKLEIFLKDFEVDLENAELKDFLQAEGVKNTIKLIYEKVLNDPDWKVETILKNIKEAMKEGKPKKKPFYMSLRKILTDSFEGPDLVKTIHLIGRSRVLQRLDRVVGKW; encoded by the coding sequence ATGAAAGTCAGGGTTAGATTTGCACCAAGTCCAACAGGATTTTTACATGTAGGTGGAGCAAGAACAGCATTATACAATTATCTTTTTGCAAAAAAACATAATGGAACCTTTGTATTAAGAATTGAAGATACAGATATTGAACGTTCAACAAAAGAATCAGAAGAACAATTAATTGAGGCTTTAACTTGGTTAGGACTGGATTGGGATGAAGGACCAAATGTAAAAGGCGAGTATGGTCCATACAGACAAAGCGAAAGAACTTATATTTATAAACAGATGACAGAGGAACTTATAAATAAAGGAAAAGCATATTATGCTTATGTATATCCTGAAGACCTGGAAAAAATAAAAGCCGAATTAATTAAAAATGGTAAGCCGCCTCATTATTCATATGAATTAATAGAATCGTATAATACAGAAGAAAGAAAAAAAGAATTTAATGAAAAAGGATTAAAACCAGTGGTGTTTTTTAAAATGCCAAGAAAACCATTTTCTATAAACGACTTAATAAAAGGACCTGTTACATTTGGTGAAGGTGCAATAGGAGATTTTATTATTATGAGAAGTAATGGATTGCCTACATATAACTATGCAGTTGTTATAGATGATATGACCATGGAGATAACCCATGTGATAAGAGGGGACGACCATTTATCAAATACATTAAGGCAGGTTGCGTTATATGAAGCATTTGGTGTTAAAATACCTGAATTTGCTCATGTGTCTATGATTTTAGGTCCGGATGGAAAAAAATTATCAAAAAGGCATGGAGCAACTTCAGTGGAGGAATTTAGAAACAAAGGATATTTACCTGAAGCGTTGGTAAATTATCTTGCATTATTGGGATGGTCGCATCCAGAAGGAAAAGAAATAATGCCATTAAATGAAATGATAGAAAACTTTGACTTAAACAGGGTAAATTCAAGCCCTGCAATATTTGATAATGAAAAATTAAAGTGGATGAATGGTGTATATATACGTGAAGCAAAACTCGATAGAATTGTAAAATTATCAAAATTATTTATTCTGGAAAAGGGATTATTATCAGAAGAACAATTTGATAATAACAAAAAATGGGTAACCGAAGCAGTAGATATAGTACGAGAATCTGTAGAGGATTTATCTCAAATACCAGAAAAATTAGAAATATTCTTAAAAGATTTTGAAGTAGATCTCGAAAATGCAGAATTAAAAGATTTTCTGCAAGCAGAGGGTGTAAAAAATACAATAAAATTAATATATGAGAAGGTTTTAAACGATCCAGATTGGAAAGTGGAAACTATATTAAAAAATATTAAAGAAGCTATGAAAGAAGGAAAACCAAAGAAAAAACCATTTTATATGTCTTTAAGAAAAATATTAACAGATTCTTTTGAAGGTCCAGATTTAGTAAAAACTATACATTTAATAGGAAGAAGCAGAGTTCTTCAAAGGCTTGATAGGGTTGTGGGAAAATGGTAG
- a CDS encoding N-acetyltransferase: MISEFAEIHDSVELGHNIEIEENVVIEENVKVGNNVVIKRDTIIKRGSVIADNTVLGKKPFKASNSAVTQEKELEPLVIGEYVTIGANCVIYRGAKLNNFVFVGDLASIREDVEIGEYTIIGRGVAVENQTKIGKKVKIETNAYITALSIIEDYCFVAPEVTFTNDNFLGRTEKRKKYFKGATLRKGARIGANSTLLPGIEIGEDALVAAGSVVTKNVPAKKIVIGSPAKVYKDVPQDQLLENQSYYKKL, translated from the coding sequence ATGATTTCAGAATTTGCAGAAATTCATGATTCAGTTGAGTTGGGACATAATATAGAAATTGAGGAAAATGTTGTAATAGAAGAAAATGTAAAAGTAGGAAACAATGTTGTTATAAAAAGAGATACAATTATAAAAAGAGGAAGCGTTATCGCAGATAATACCGTTCTTGGCAAAAAACCTTTTAAAGCTTCAAATTCTGCCGTTACACAGGAAAAAGAGCTTGAACCTCTGGTGATTGGTGAATACGTAACTATAGGGGCAAATTGTGTAATATATAGAGGAGCGAAATTAAATAACTTTGTCTTTGTTGGAGATTTAGCAAGTATAAGAGAAGATGTTGAAATTGGGGAATATACAATTATCGGCAGAGGTGTTGCGGTTGAAAATCAGACAAAAATTGGTAAAAAAGTAAAAATAGAGACAAATGCATATATTACCGCATTATCAATAATAGAAGACTATTGCTTTGTTGCGCCTGAGGTTACATTTACAAATGATAATTTTCTTGGAAGAACCGAGAAAAGAAAGAAATATTTTAAAGGAGCAACTTTAAGAAAAGGCGCAAGAATTGGGGCTAATTCCACTCTTTTACCAGGAATTGAAATAGGTGAAGATGCACTTGTTGCTGCTGGTTCTGTTGTAACGAAAAATGTTCCAGCAAAAAAGATTGTAATTGGAAGCCCTGCAAAGGTTTACAAGGATGTTCCACAAGATCAATTATTAGAAAATCAAAGTTACTATAAAAAGTTATAA
- a CDS encoding Gfo/Idh/MocA family protein translates to MIRLALIGCGRIATKKHTEAIIKNNELFELVAVVDPIVEKAENIANIIEKAGLKRPEVYNNYKEVLKREDIDMVSIATESGYHYPISIDAMNSGKHVLVEKPMALSTKEMDHMIELSKEKDLKLGVCFQNRFNPPIQELRKKIENGEFGKLLHGQISIRWNRNKSYYKQAPWRGTWELDGGTLMNQCTHGIDLLQWTFGEIEEITGKIENFNHPYIEAEDFGSAIIKFKNGAVGIIEGTANVYPKNLEETLSVFGEKGTVVIGGLAVNKIETWRFENEDSHPFQNLPDPDTVYGAGHVPLYKDFYNAIVDDRKPYISGEDGKKAVEIVLAIYKSAKEGKPVKFPFEFSTLEMKKYFGR, encoded by the coding sequence ATGATTCGACTTGCTTTAATTGGCTGTGGAAGGATTGCAACAAAAAAACACACAGAGGCTATAATAAAAAATAACGAGTTATTTGAACTTGTTGCGGTTGTCGACCCTATTGTTGAAAAAGCGGAAAATATTGCTAATATTATTGAAAAAGCAGGATTGAAAAGACCAGAAGTTTATAACAATTACAAAGAAGTTTTAAAAAGAGAAGATATAGACATGGTATCAATAGCAACAGAAAGTGGATATCATTATCCAATATCGATAGATGCTATGAACAGCGGAAAACATGTGCTCGTTGAAAAACCAATGGCTCTTTCCACAAAAGAAATGGATCATATGATTGAACTTTCAAAAGAAAAAGATTTAAAACTTGGCGTCTGTTTTCAGAATAGATTCAATCCCCCCATACAGGAATTGAGAAAAAAAATTGAAAATGGAGAATTTGGAAAATTATTGCATGGGCAAATTTCAATAAGATGGAATAGAAATAAATCATATTACAAACAGGCTCCATGGAGAGGGACATGGGAACTCGATGGTGGAACTTTAATGAACCAATGTACACATGGAATAGATTTGTTACAATGGACATTTGGAGAAATAGAAGAAATTACAGGAAAAATTGAAAATTTTAATCATCCTTATATAGAAGCAGAAGACTTTGGAAGCGCTATAATAAAATTCAAAAATGGTGCAGTTGGAATCATCGAAGGCACAGCAAATGTATATCCAAAAAATCTGGAGGAAACACTGTCAGTTTTCGGTGAAAAAGGTACTGTTGTTATCGGTGGACTGGCAGTAAATAAAATCGAAACATGGAGATTCGAAAATGAGGATTCACATCCTTTTCAAAACTTACCAGATCCTGACACAGTATACGGAGCCGGCCACGTACCTCTTTACAAAGATTTTTATAATGCGATAGTTGATGACAGAAAACCGTATATCTCAGGTGAAGATGGGAAAAAAGCAGTTGAAATTGTATTAGCGATATATAAATCTGCAAAAGAAGGAAAACCTGTTAAATTTCCATTTGAATTTTCTACACTTGAAATGAAAAAATATTTTGGAAGGTGA
- the cysS gene encoding cysteine--tRNA ligase has product MKIFDTLKGDLVKFEPIEKDHVRMYVCGPTIYNLIHIGNARPMIVFDAFRRFLEYVGYKVTMVQNFTDIDDKIINKANEENVPFEEIAERYIVEYWKDSYYLRIRPANYHPKTSNYVSEIIEFIEDLINKGFAYESEGDVYFNVSKFKNYGELSHRNPDDMIAGSRIEISEKKKNPLDFTLWKQAKEGEPYWESPWGNGRPGWHIECSVMSNCLLGDSFDIHAGGNDLIFPHHENEKAQSEARHGKTFARYWMHNGMIRFSGEKMSKSIGNIWLVRELVKAYDPDTIKTFILSKHYRTPLDFTEEGLNAQKKSVKRVNESLKRVEEKYNNYVPYIPKSKYMKEKIDEFINHLSIDFNTPKAIALIFDLVNELNKAYDENNEQRLLEAYHLIRNEFGPVLGIFEIPTSVEKNLKIEELMNLLIDVRNSLRKEKNFQLSDYIRDELKNIGITLKDTSEGTKYTID; this is encoded by the coding sequence ATAAAAATATTTGATACATTAAAAGGTGATCTTGTAAAGTTTGAACCGATTGAAAAAGATCATGTAAGAATGTATGTTTGTGGCCCCACCATATATAATTTAATACATATTGGAAATGCCAGACCCATGATAGTATTTGATGCATTTAGAAGATTCCTGGAATATGTTGGATATAAAGTAACAATGGTTCAAAATTTCACTGATATTGATGATAAAATAATAAACAAAGCTAATGAAGAAAATGTACCTTTTGAAGAAATTGCAGAGAGATATATTGTTGAATATTGGAAAGATTCATATTATTTAAGAATAAGACCTGCCAATTATCATCCAAAAACATCTAATTATGTGTCGGAAATAATAGAATTTATAGAAGATTTAATAAATAAAGGATTTGCTTATGAATCAGAAGGGGACGTATATTTCAATGTATCTAAATTTAAAAATTATGGAGAATTATCACATCGAAATCCAGATGATATGATTGCCGGTTCAAGAATAGAAATTTCAGAAAAAAAGAAAAATCCACTTGATTTTACTCTATGGAAACAGGCAAAAGAAGGGGAGCCATACTGGGAAAGTCCATGGGGAAATGGCAGACCGGGATGGCATATAGAATGTTCTGTAATGTCTAACTGTTTATTGGGAGATTCTTTTGATATACATGCAGGCGGTAATGATTTAATATTTCCTCATCATGAGAATGAAAAAGCCCAATCCGAAGCAAGACATGGAAAAACATTCGCCAGATATTGGATGCATAATGGAATGATCAGATTTTCTGGAGAAAAAATGTCAAAATCCATAGGAAATATATGGCTTGTCAGGGAGTTAGTAAAGGCTTATGATCCAGATACAATTAAAACATTCATATTATCAAAACATTATAGAACACCACTTGACTTTACAGAAGAAGGGTTAAACGCACAGAAAAAATCTGTAAAAAGAGTAAATGAATCATTAAAAAGGGTAGAAGAAAAATACAATAATTATGTTCCATATATTCCAAAATCAAAATATATGAAAGAAAAAATTGATGAATTCATAAATCATTTATCTATAGATTTTAATACACCAAAGGCTATTGCATTAATATTTGACTTAGTCAACGAATTAAATAAAGCATATGATGAAAATAACGAACAAAGATTATTGGAAGCATATCATTTAATAAGAAATGAATTCGGACCTGTATTAGGTATATTTGAAATACCTACAAGTGTGGAAAAAAATTTAAAAATAGAAGAACTAATGAATTTATTAATTGATGTAAGAAATTCATTAAGAAAAGAAAAAAATTTTCAGCTAAGTGATTATATAAGGGATGAATTAAAAAATATAGGTATAACATTAAAAGATACATCAGAAGGAACAAAATACACAATAGATTAA
- a CDS encoding PadR family transcriptional regulator — protein sequence MPGFGKGQGRFRRGWIESFVLLIIAENPVHGYEIANKLSDFGVILNGIGQMGNLYRTLAKLEEMGLVKTDWDITESGPSKKIYKITKDGLEFLKNSKIEFEEFKHIIDVFIKRVSKFE from the coding sequence ATGCCAGGATTTGGAAAAGGTCAGGGAAGATTTAGAAGAGGTTGGATTGAATCTTTTGTTCTTTTAATAATTGCTGAAAATCCTGTTCACGGCTATGAAATTGCAAATAAATTATCAGATTTTGGAGTAATTTTAAACGGAATAGGCCAAATGGGAAACTTATATAGAACATTGGCAAAACTCGAAGAAATGGGACTTGTTAAAACTGATTGGGATATTACCGAAAGTGGACCTTCAAAAAAAATATATAAAATAACTAAAGATGGATTGGAATTTTTAAAAAATTCTAAAATCGAATTCGAAGAATTTAAGCATATAATAGATGTATTTATTAAAAGGGTTTCAAAATTTGAATAG
- a CDS encoding nucleotide sugar dehydrogenase, translated as MTLMEKIKSKKAKIGVIGLGYVGLPLAVEKAKAGYNVIGFDVQEKKVEMVNKGINYIGDVVNEELEDLVKNKKIIATTDFDKISECDAVMICVPTPLDKFKQPDLQYVVASTKEVAKRLHKDMLVTLESTTYPGTTEEVMLPILEETGLKVGTDFYLAFSPERVDPGNLRFKTKNTPKVVGGVTKECTKHAKALYESVLEAEVFAVSSPKEAEMAKILENTFRIVNIALINEMAVVAKKLGINIWEVIDAAATKPFGFMPFYPGPGVGGHCIPIDPFYLTYKARAVDYHTRLIEMAGEINDAMPEYVVSRLQDILNDRKKCLNGAKVLLLGIAYKNDIDDLRESPALKVLEHLEKKHADIIIHDPYISEFIHEGKIYKSVELTKELLKGVDAVVLTTAHSNVDYEFVLEYAPFLFDTKNKTKNIMKNKEKVILL; from the coding sequence ATGACATTGATGGAAAAAATAAAAAGCAAAAAAGCTAAAATAGGTGTTATTGGTCTTGGTTATGTAGGATTGCCTTTAGCTGTTGAAAAGGCAAAAGCAGGTTATAACGTTATTGGATTTGATGTTCAAGAAAAAAAGGTTGAAATGGTAAATAAAGGTATCAATTATATTGGTGATGTTGTAAACGAAGAACTGGAAGACTTAGTAAAGAATAAAAAAATAATTGCAACTACAGATTTTGACAAAATTTCTGAATGTGATGCTGTTATGATATGTGTTCCAACACCTCTTGATAAATTCAAACAACCAGATTTACAATATGTAGTTGCTTCTACAAAAGAGGTTGCTAAAAGATTGCATAAAGATATGCTTGTTACTCTTGAAAGTACAACATATCCAGGAACGACAGAGGAAGTAATGCTTCCAATTTTAGAAGAAACGGGTTTAAAGGTTGGAACAGATTTTTATCTTGCATTCTCACCAGAAAGGGTAGATCCCGGAAATTTAAGATTCAAAACTAAAAATACTCCAAAAGTTGTCGGCGGTGTAACTAAAGAATGCACTAAACACGCAAAAGCGTTATACGAAAGCGTTTTAGAAGCAGAAGTTTTTGCAGTTTCAAGTCCAAAAGAAGCAGAAATGGCAAAAATTCTAGAAAATACATTTAGAATTGTAAATATTGCTCTTATAAATGAAATGGCTGTTGTTGCAAAAAAATTGGGAATTAATATATGGGAAGTTATAGATGCGGCAGCAACAAAACCATTTGGGTTTATGCCTTTCTATCCAGGACCAGGAGTTGGCGGGCACTGTATTCCAATAGATCCATTTTATCTTACATATAAGGCAAGAGCTGTTGATTACCATACAAGATTAATCGAAATGGCGGGAGAAATAAATGACGCAATGCCGGAATATGTTGTTTCAAGACTTCAGGACATTTTAAATGATAGAAAGAAATGTTTAAATGGAGCAAAAGTATTGTTACTCGGTATTGCATATAAGAATGATATAGATGATTTAAGGGAATCTCCTGCTTTAAAGGTATTAGAGCATTTAGAAAAGAAACACGCTGATATTATTATTCATGATCCATACATTTCAGAATTTATACATGAAGGAAAAATATATAAAAGTGTGGAATTAACAAAAGAGTTATTGAAAGGTGTTGATGCTGTAGTATTAACTACTGCACATTCGAATGTTGATTATGAATTTGTACTTGAATACGCACCATTCTTATTTGACACAAAAAATAAAACAAAGAATATAATGAAAAATAAGGAAAAGGTGATATTGTTATGA